One region of Cyanobium sp. M30B3 genomic DNA includes:
- a CDS encoding DUF2227 family putative metal-binding protein: MASGRDHDRATWLLALPFGLLWGPWLGSAGVGCAGAGFLLGGLLLSPDLDTRSNCTHRWGALRLLWWPYRHCLSHRSLLSHSPLLGSAGRLAYLAGIALLAAAALQGLGLPALAWLRANLPGVWQQHRPLLISALAGVEASSWLHLIQDGDPMPRLPRPLRWLLRHRRTRRRTHRRTPRRTRRRGRRP; encoded by the coding sequence ATGGCCAGCGGCCGCGACCACGACCGCGCCACCTGGCTGCTGGCCCTGCCCTTCGGCCTGCTCTGGGGTCCCTGGCTGGGGAGCGCCGGTGTGGGCTGCGCCGGCGCCGGCTTCCTGCTGGGCGGCCTGCTGCTCTCCCCCGACCTCGACACCCGCTCCAACTGCACCCACCGCTGGGGTGCCCTGCGGCTGCTGTGGTGGCCCTACCGGCACTGTCTCTCCCATCGGTCCCTGCTGTCCCACAGCCCGTTGCTGGGCAGCGCGGGGCGCCTGGCCTACCTGGCCGGCATCGCCCTGCTGGCGGCTGCGGCCCTGCAGGGCCTGGGGCTGCCCGCCCTGGCCTGGTTGCGGGCGAACCTCCCCGGGGTGTGGCAGCAGCACCGGCCCCTGCTGATCAGTGCCCTGGCGGGCGTGGAGGCGAGCAGCTGGCTGCATCTGATCCAGGACGGCGACCCGATGCCCCGCCTGCCGCGCCCCCTGCGCTGGCTCCTGCGCCACCGACGAACCCGCCGACGAACCCACCGACGAACCCCCAGACGAACCCGCAGACGCGGGCGCCGTCCATAG